The Gallus gallus isolate bGalGal1 chromosome W, bGalGal1.mat.broiler.GRCg7b, whole genome shotgun sequence genome window below encodes:
- the LOC107049274 gene encoding uncharacterized protein LOC107049274, translated as MQPMGALQPGLPNPAMIPENWHLLIVDLKDFFFTIKIHRKDTPRFAITVPTTNKGGPAASYEWTVLPQGMKNSPTLCQLFVDAALEPMRKAWSHAVIYHYMDDILIAQSRPFTVDQELYLERTLQSKGLVIAPEKVQHEPLRKYLRWVITQSYVRPQKLTLHTDIWTHNDAQKLLGDLQWLRPVVGLSNDKLNSLRPLLKCTNPAARVSVSPEQRQIIECLVQTVVERSVDRRDPLLPIDITLLLGRTRLLSALTHRKKKKGEQMDIRVLEWLCTTLQPRTTIQQMIDNLAELVCKGRKRVLNIAGEEPGTIYLPIKRKDLDWYIQNSTELASSLLSSGANLEVRPLASPFLKWMTQRWWLVIPK; from the coding sequence ATGCAACCTATGGGAGCCCTACAGCCTGGACTCCCGAATCCAGCCATGATCCCAGAAAATTGGCACCTCCTCATAGTGGATTtgaaggacttttttttcaCAATAAAGATTCACCGAAAAGATACACCACGTTTTGCTATCACAGTGCCCACCACAAATAAAGGGGGTCCCGCAGCGAGTTATGAGTGGACGGTTCTCCCTCAGGGCATGAAGAACAGCCCTACCCTTTGTCAACTGTTTGTAGACGCCGCCCTTGAGCCCATGCGCAAGGCCTGGTCCCACGCGGTGATTTACCACTACATGGATGATATCCTGATTGCTCAGTCACGACCTTTTACAGTGGACCAGGAATTGTATCTGGAACGAACTCTCCAGAGCAAAGGACTAGTGATAGCTCCGGAGAAGGTGCAGCATGAGCCCCTGCGGAAATATCTCCGATGGGTGATCACACAATCGTATGTTCGCCCGCAAAAACTTACGCTGCACACAGATATTTGGACACATAATGACGCCCAAAAATTGTTGGGGGATCTGCAGTGGCTACGGCCCGTTGTTGGCCTCTCGAATGACAAACTCAACTCACTGCGCCCTCTTCTTAAGTGTACCAATCCTGCCGCTCGTGTTTCAGTATCTCCTGAACAACGACAGATTATTGAGTGCCTCGTGCAAACTGTTGTGGAACGGTCTGTTGACCGACGTGACCCGTTGCTCCCCATCGACATCACCCTGCTCCTTGGGCGAACGCGGCTGCTGTCTGCGCTGACGCATcgcaaaaagaaaaagggggagcAGATGGACATTAGGGTATTGGAATGGCTATGCACAACCCTACAGCCAAGGACCACAATACAGCAGATGATCGACAATTTGGCAGAACTGGTGTGTAAGGGGCGCAAACGAGTACTCAACATTGCAGGGGAAGAACCTGGAACGATATATCTACCCATAAAACGCAAGGATTTGGACTGGTACATACAGAACTCGACTGAGTTGGCATCTAGCCTCCTCAGCTCGGGGGCTAATTTGGAAGTACGCCCTCTTGCATCGCCATTTCTTAAGTGGATGACTCAACGGTGGTGGTTAGTGATACCAAAATAA